gtgggctgccatgtatggggtcgcacagagttagccacgactgaagcgacttagcagcagcagcaggctttctcAGCttcagcactattgacatttgagTTCTGGTAAGTTTTGATGTGGGATCTGTCCTGTACATCGAAGGACATCTAGCAGCATCCCTGTTACTAGATGCCAGTAAAATCCCCTTAATTGTGAAagccaaaaatatctccagacactGAGAAGTGTCCTCTGAGGGGCAAATGTATCAGAGAGGGAATGAGTGAAATgagcacagtcgtgtctgactcttggcaacaccatggacacctctgtccatgccaggctcctctatccatggaattctccaggccagaatactggagtgggtagccatttccttctccagggatcttcccaaccctgggattgaacccagttcttcctcattgcagatggattctttactgtctgaacccaATATATCAGTGGATCTGCCTTACTTAGAACCATGattctaggcaaaaaaaaaaaaagtatcatatGATCACAAGTATTACAAGTATCATTTGTCATTTGGGGTCCAGAAATAACTTTATCTccctcaattattttaaatttattcaataattaattctttaatccaaggcatatttactgagtgccaagAGCTGGgtacaaagaaatgaacaaaacaaatatgACCCCTTTCTTTATGACACTTTCTGTCTTAAAAGGAGGATAAACCTTCAACAAGTAAGCAGATAAATGGATGTATGAATAAAAATTGTGAGAAGTATTACAAAGGTGAAAGACAGTATTGTGTGAGAGAGTAGTGACCACCTAGACAGGCAGGTGGAGACAGTAAAGTTCCTACCAACAGAGTAAACCCAAAATGCTGCTGCAATATTATAGACTTTTAAtgtaatatatgggcttccttggtggctcagtggaaaagaatctgcctgctaatgcaggagatgtgggttctatctctgggataggaagatcccctggagaaagaattggcaacccactccagtgttcttacctgagaaatcccttagacagaggagcctggtgggctatagtgcatgcaGTTGTAAAAATGTCGGACACAACTTacaactaaaaacaacaacagcaagtagAATATAtactcagagaaagaaaataggaaatgagTGAAACTATAGTTGGAGATTTCAGACCTTTTTTTAGCATAGAGAAACttaatgagaaagaaatattacACCAAAAGTatagaaagagggaaagagggagagagagaagtctGGCTGTGGTCAGAagcaggatggggtgggagaccTGAAGCTTCTTCTGTGTAAAACCTGGACAGACCCCTAGATCTCCATAAAGTGAGGAGCTAGATTCCTCTCAAAGTAAAGCAcacttttcttttatgaaattattGCAAAGTATATATGATTGTCCTTGCTGCTGTTGTGGCTTTTTGCGATGTCCTTGGTTGGCAGGGTTAACACTCAGAAATTATCTGGGGGTTCCTTGAATTTTTCaccatctttattatttctgaacCCCATGTTTCTAAGAACCACCATCCTGACACATTAGTCTTTTTAATAGTAAAAGTGGTATTTTATAAAgttacagacacagaaaacaacttTAATACCAGGATATAAGTGGTGGAGGGATAAACtgagattgacatacacacaatttctatatataaaatggacttcccagatggctcagtggtaaagaatctgcctgccaatgtgactgaacaacaaaacggGCAGAGAGTATGTTACGCTTAaattttcttctcctgccttgaaACATAAACTGCATTCCATCAGTAGCTTGCAAAACAAGATTATATAGGAAAATTACTATATTGAAAccacagaaatcaaaataaattcattaCACTGTGTTAGAACTGAAAATTGTGTATAAACTGATACCATGCAGGCTAGGGTGCCTTTAATTATCTGTAAAATCAGATAGAAACagtatgttcagtcactaagtcgtgtccaaccctttgtgaccccatggagcctgccagggtcctctgtccatggtatttcctaggcaagaatactggagtgggttgccatctccttctccagaaacAGTATAATTAGGAATAATACACTATTTCTAGAAATGTTTACCAATTCAAAGTATTTGTGTAATGGTAGTCAGAAATAATGTGCTAATAGGTAATGTTGATTTACATCAagctagaaatttttaaaatagagcaaGAATACTTTGATGTATATTCTCTCCTGCCCCAAAGATATCATAATCTGATTTTAAAGTCTTGATGTCTAATTGACACACAGAACCCTCCAGTCTTAGTATCAAGAATAATTCTCTGAAATAATTGGCTTGATTTATCCACTGTTAATTGCAGAactaattcatttgttttttttttttttttttgccttagaaCTGAGTTTGTGGGACATAAGAAAATGCCTTTCACAGCCTCTGTCTTGGCTTCATTCTATGCCcttcacttcagttttctttcttcttttgagcACACTTTTAAGCTATGCTTTCAAGAACACTGTACAACTAAATGAATATGGAataaattaatctaaaaataaaataacataatgaATGACAGTCTTAAAACCCTGCTTTAAACATCTGCTAACTGGCTCTAAACTCTAATATAATTTTATGAGCAGACTTAATAATAAGGAAGAAGctcactgaataaataaatgctatgATGCAAATTATCTTTCCCATTGTGCACAACTGAGTTGATGTTATAGTTAACAGAGTGATCACTTGATTTGTATTCCCTGATCTGAAACCACAGTGTGGGAATCACAAATCTCAACACCTAACAGTGCAAACACACTGCTTTGCCCTCCCCGAGCAAGGAGGCGCCCCGTCACTAAGTGgttgtatttacattttaatagaaaaaatatacaaaggaagaaacagaagattTAGGCAGAGATTGAACTAATACAAGGTAATTGAAAGAAGGATTTATATTAACAAATGTATATTAGGTCCTTCACTTGTATTCTCCTAAATTTGGTCATGACTACTACAACGGAGAGGTTATTCTCCAGAGAAATACCATGAATTTCAGAAAGAGCCAAGCCACCCAAGATCACCTAAGATCACCCAAGTGTTCAACAGCAGAATGAAAATTGCCATCCAGGCATTTCTGGCTCCAAAGCTGTGCTGTCCCCATTACAAATAGGTTTTGATGTTATATTTACCAAAGAATTATGAACTTAAATTTAAGCATCTGGGTCAGGGTTGAACTACAGTTAAGTTATTTTACATAACAAAAATTGCACTTTTACAATCAACTTTTTCTCCTCATTATCTGTCTAATGTGagtctattttcagttttcccaAACTAAGACCAGAACCTActcagaaaacaaatgtattgTTGAGGAATTCTCTCTCAAGACTTTGCCTGTGACAATGAGTTTGATGGCTTTTTGAAACCAAGGATAAAAGAAAGCATAAATCAAGGGGTTCATAGCTGAGTTATAATAAGCAATCCAAACCAGTATTTCATAAACATATGTGGGAGTGATGAAACCTAGGAAGGCATCAATGATGGAATCCAGGAAGTAAGGCAGCCAGGAGACCAGAAACGCTAGCACTGCCACGCCCAGTGTTCTTGctgcctttctctccctcttggcCACTCTGTCTTGGTAGCTTTCTGAGCATCGCCCAGGCTTATTGCTCAGACTCTCCAATTTTCTAGCCTGTTGTTTAGCAATGAGGAAATTCTTGGAGTAAAGAACTATCATCGCAAGGGTGGggatgaaaaataatagaaaattcaCCAATACCCAACTCTGATTCACTGCAATTTGACAGCCTCCCACACAGGTGAGAGCACTTACTAGATCCTCCAGTCCAGCTGCATTTGCTCCTGTGCCAAGAAGGGAAAAAGTATAAATAATGGGAAAGAGCCAAGAGAAGACAATACACATGCCAGAAATAGACACAGTGAACTTTGTTGGATAAACCAGGGGGTCAGTGACGGCAATGTACCTGTCCAGAGAGATAAAGCACAAGTGGTAGATGGAAGCGTAACAGAATGAGCCTTCAAAACAAGAGTGGAGTTGACAGTAACGCTGCCCAAAGTACCAGCAGCTCTCCATGGACCTCACTGTGCTGAAGGGCATCACAGTCACTCCCACCAAGAAGTCTGCACAGGCCAGGGAGGTGATCAAGAAATTGGCTGGAGAATGCAGCTGCTTGAAGTGCAGAATGGAAATCATTACCAAGAGGTTTCCAAATACAGTCCGCACAGCTCCAAAGATGAACACTGTGTACAGAATGAGGCGGGGACCTGGTGAGTAGGGGGTTTTCACACAGGATCCGTTCAGGTGCTCGTAGCAGAGCTGCACAGCTGCAGCAGAAGGAGACGCACTGCTCATGATTCTTTGATTTGATACCTGGAAACCTGTCACCCTCTGTGGCTCAGGATGTCACTCCAGTTTTcaaagtccttaaaaaaaaaatacatacaatatgTTAGTAATTGCCAGCATATTCTGTCTCCATTTCTTTGTAAGTGccaatctttattttcttttttagaaatatatttgtttGCTGTGTTGCATCTTAGTTGCATCACGTGGGATCTTCTGTTGCATGGCAgggactctctagttgctgcTTGTGGACTCAGTACTTACAgtgtgtgggtttagttgccctgcagcatgtgggatcttaattctcccaccagggatcaaacccgtattgcctgcattgcaaggcaggtttttaaccactggaccactagggaagtccccaaatcctTACTTTCCTGTTTAGAAAGTGATTCATGTCTTGTAAAATAATTCACTTACAAATGCATTAACAGTTAACTTAaatcattaaattatttaaattaaaaaaatgtattcctttgCATTACCTGGTACTTCATGTCTGAGAAGTGCTGGTCTTCAAGAAGCTGTTATATGATGCTTGTTCAAATGCTACATTTTATAGGACCCTTTTCCTAATTTATCAGAGCAATGATAATGCCCCAAACACTCTATCCCCTCAGGAAAGGAGCCAAATGATTCCAATACCCAAAACACTTAAGATTGTATCCCCATAGTGGAAGgtgtagaaagaaaggaaattttaaatcaTGATTGTGTTtatgctaaaaataattttatgcccTACTAATTTTCTGATGACATTTGACCTTCTCATGAAATAGAAATGGGAATAGTCTCCTTAAAAACTTGCTCAAGATTTGAAAGCCATATTGTTTATTCTTACTAATTATGGTGACTCAATTTTCATTTTGTAAGGACCACTGGTTGTTGATTCCCGTTTGTCACTAGAAGTCTTTCAGAGAAGTTGTTAAGCTCTTACAGTTCTAGTTTGGGTGAAGAGATTAAATACAGAATTATATTAAAATCTAGACTGTTTCAGGTTTAGTTTTAATAATCCTGATTTGGAAAACTGAACGTGGAGAATCCAAAACGTTTCCTCATAGAAATACATGAAGGAAGAGTAAGTACATCTTAAAAGCAGTTCATGCAAAGGTTTTTATTTTGGAGAGGGaggaattttgttgtttctaaATGGGAACTGTTGGggatatattaaagaaaataatattaaaaatgtattttgggaATGTGAATATTCCTATATTATACTATGAATTTTACCATTGACAAATTCTCCTCTTAGAGCTCTAGAACAGAACTCAACttagacttgaaaaaaaatttttctgatgAGTGACTTCTGGTCA
The sequence above is a segment of the Bos mutus isolate GX-2022 chromosome 9, NWIPB_WYAK_1.1, whole genome shotgun sequence genome. Coding sequences within it:
- the LOC102268397 gene encoding trace amine-associated receptor 7a, whose amino-acid sequence is MSSASPSAAAVQLCYEHLNGSCVKTPYSPGPRLILYTVFIFGAVRTVFGNLLVMISILHFKQLHSPANFLITSLACADFLVGVTVMPFSTVRSMESCWYFGQRYCQLHSCFEGSFCYASIYHLCFISLDRYIAVTDPLVYPTKFTVSISGMCIVFSWLFPIIYTFSLLGTGANAAGLEDLVSALTCVGGCQIAVNQSWVLVNFLLFFIPTLAMIVLYSKNFLIAKQQARKLESLSNKPGRCSESYQDRVAKRERKAARTLGVAVLAFLVSWLPYFLDSIIDAFLGFITPTYVYEILVWIAYYNSAMNPLIYAFFYPWFQKAIKLIVTGKVLRENSSTIHLFSE